One genomic region from Fimbriimonadaceae bacterium encodes:
- a CDS encoding four helix bundle protein, whose protein sequence is MIEPNSKLQDLHRRTKGFAIEVVRLYSSLPNGTVAQIFGKQAVRSGASVGAHYREGYRARSTAEFISKLEVALQELEETCYWHELLVEAGVASKEQVEPILTEAGELTRIFVASVKKAKERKK, encoded by the coding sequence ATGATCGAGCCGAATAGCAAGCTTCAAGATTTGCATAGGAGAACTAAGGGCTTTGCGATTGAAGTAGTTCGGCTTTACTCATCGTTACCAAACGGCACCGTTGCGCAGATTTTTGGAAAACAGGCTGTAAGATCGGGCGCATCAGTAGGTGCTCATTATCGCGAAGGTTATCGGGCCAGATCAACCGCTGAGTTCATCAGTAAACTGGAGGTCGCATTGCAAGAATTGGAAGAGACGTGCTATTGGCACGAACTACTTGTTGAAGCTGGTGTAGCCTCAAAGGAACAAGTTGAGCCTATTCTGACAGAAGCAGGAGAGCTCACCCGGATCTTTGTAGCCTCAGTGAAGAAAGCAAAGGAGCGAAAGAAATGA
- a CDS encoding succinate dehydrogenase/fumarate reductase iron-sulfur subunit codes for MARVTFRIWRGTAEDGKFEDYPAEVTEGMVVLDVIHQIQAEHAPDMAVRWNCKAGKCGSCSAEINGMPRLMCMTRCSDLPLDEPVKVEPMKAFPLIKDLVTDVSWNYRAKKTIKPFKPRKPDAEDGTWRIDQEDVERVQEFRKCIECFLCQNVCHVLREHKKHDEFIGPRLFVYSAALEMHPLDTEDRIDDLKKRDSIGYCNITKCCTVVCPEHIKITDNAIIPLKERVVDAHYDPLAKLFRFGKKK; via the coding sequence ATGGCAAGAGTTACTTTTAGAATCTGGCGGGGGACCGCCGAAGACGGCAAGTTTGAGGATTACCCCGCCGAAGTCACCGAAGGCATGGTTGTCCTCGACGTCATCCACCAGATCCAGGCCGAGCACGCCCCCGACATGGCGGTGCGCTGGAACTGCAAAGCCGGCAAATGCGGCTCCTGCTCTGCCGAGATCAACGGCATGCCGCGCCTGATGTGCATGACCCGGTGTAGCGATCTTCCCCTTGATGAGCCGGTCAAGGTCGAGCCGATGAAGGCGTTTCCGCTCATCAAAGACCTCGTCACCGACGTCTCGTGGAACTACCGCGCCAAGAAGACCATCAAGCCGTTCAAGCCTCGCAAGCCCGATGCCGAAGACGGCACTTGGCGCATCGACCAAGAAGACGTGGAGCGCGTGCAGGAGTTCCGAAAGTGCATCGAGTGCTTCCTGTGCCAAAACGTCTGCCACGTCCTGCGCGAGCATAAGAAGCACGACGAATTCATCGGACCGCGACTGTTTGTGTATTCGGCAGCTTTAGAGATGCACCCGCTGGATACGGAAGACCGCATCGACGACCTAAAAAAACGCGACAGCATCGGCTATTGCAACATCACAAAATGCTGCACGGTGGTCTGCCCGGAACATATCAAGATCACGGACAACGCGATTATCCCGTTGAAAGAAAGAGTTGTGGACGCGCATTACGATCCACTGGCGAAGCTGTTCCGGTTTGGCAAGAAAAAATGA